AAGAGTCAAATATACTTTACTTGTAGATCAGTACAAGAGTGAACTAGGCAGACCAAATCATCATGCTAGATATAGGATTCTTTTCTGCACCCTTTCTCTTTCTACTGGCTGCATTGATAATAATATGCGTCAGATACTACACGCCACCATGCAAGAACTTTCCTCCAGGACCATGGGGTTTTCCTATCATTGGTAGCATTGGCTATCATGTTGGACATTCAGCTCATAAGGATATGACTACCCTGGCTAAGAAATATAGCAATGTGTACAGTATTAAGCTTGGAAATAGTGTACTTGTTATCCTAAATGGTATTTCTGCAATCAAGGAGGCTATGATAAAGAGTGGGGATGACTTTGCTGATCGTCCAACGCGTTGGTCCATTGAACAATTTAATCCAAAGCATGAAGGTAAGCTT
This is a stretch of genomic DNA from Glandiceps talaboti chromosome 9, keGlaTala1.1, whole genome shotgun sequence. It encodes these proteins:
- the LOC144439925 gene encoding cytochrome P450 2J6-like produces the protein MLDIGFFSAPFLFLLAALIIICVRYYTPPCKNFPPGPWGFPIIGSIGYHVGHSAHKDMTTLAKKYSNVYSIKLGNSVLVILNGISAIKEAMIKSGDDFADRPTRWSIEQFNPKHEGIINGYLTDGYLHWRRVLHTILRRFGFGQSSMETIITKEVDMLVWELRRSQNTRLPWSQAIPETSSMHIWLRHKLKTTKDSQKVS